The following proteins are encoded in a genomic region of Pectinophora gossypiella chromosome 6, ilPecGoss1.1, whole genome shotgun sequence:
- the LOC126367524 gene encoding serine/arginine repetitive matrix protein 2 isoform X1 translates to MYNGIGLTTPRGSGTNGYVQRNWATVRKTKDSVNYRTEEEISKLDAASNKQPNQEILDHERKRKIEVKCAELEDSLEEQGLPKEEIAARVAAFRAKLADTGGGDKDVPRDEFGRVAVRETHAVAEAQQEKNARLRDAFGISPRFVEGTSLDAERRARDLAARYPLVRTPSHERDTDTHTIKKKKKRSSSPDAKKLKKKKSKKNKKEKQESSKKKKKRSKSPNTDSSSSSDAQDSDSSSEDERHKKKKKKKSSSRRRASSEPSSRESSPVKRDKERQRDRTSETRNNDIEYRKKDRDDKAKKYDRREESVRNSRQSDSNSRRRDERSTSRDRDTSPEYRRKSQITKIDNKRGTSKDDFERPKTKRSRRNQHSSGESEEESPPKKTSKRDNKHHQNSISPPPEKKRRKSPSPDSRRREEYYRKEMDRESSRNHRDSSRENRRVPRRSDSPVHRKKKQDESYDRKEKDDKYEMKIKNNYGRYEEELPRRRNSENDDDHRRKKNRSPSRNRRDTSPETRERSPVKKSYKNRESRKDFDRSHKNSRSERKSSSSDSELEPPPKKASEKESKNKNRYYKDSSSSPSKRERRRSPSPEYRRKDSSPRNKVDKYKYSAKSHEKKGENNRSRKKSPTPEVRHRRRNSTSKSRSPSPERKSSKQEKRKNDLQRTKKSEKRSVSPKDKHVSERGRKESRRERSKSHSNRKSRSSSSLSYSPARRSPERYRDIIEKLPEKDKRKYITSPSDLQPKKKKKEIENYKPKAVCMRSSSSENDETEDDFLKLDEIAHQDELMDIKELKKLKEKLAQVAKASMERKRTEEVNGPSTSQTNREDSKPKENDKPKKTPVETEKEKATTPQGNERKKSPVKVESPRKEKSPVRVDSSPEVKKRGRSGSRRSYSRSSSRRSRSRSRSRSRGKSSRSRSRSRSRSRSSRSRSRSYSSSRRSRSSRSSSYSSRSSSRSSRSSSRSTRSSRTMTGVYDDYRRSSETRARTRSRSPSIPRRAGSPSFLDRRRITSAPIIDLNRGPNKFKYKQRR, encoded by the exons ATGTACAACGGTATCGGTCTTACGACGCCAAGGGGCTCCGGCACTAATGGCTACGTGCAGAGAAACTGGGCAACTGTACGAAAAACCAAAGATTCAGTAAATTATCGCACTGAAGAAGAGATATCGAAGTTAGATGCCGCATCAAATAAACAGCCGAATCAGGAGATTCTTGACcatgaaagaaaaagaaaaatcgaAGTGAAATGTGCTGAACTTGAAGACAGTTTAGAAGAGCAAGG GTTGCCGAAGGAGGAGATAGCGGCGCGGGTGGCTGCCTTCCGGGCGAAACTTGCGGATACCGGCGGCGGCGACAAGGACGTGCCCAGGGACGAGTTCGGCAGAGTAGC CGTCCGTGAAACGCACGCGGTGGCTGAGGCTCAGCAGGAGAAGAACGCGCGGTTGCGGGACGCGTTCGGCATCTCGCCGCGCTTCGTGGAGGGCACCAGTCTGGACGCCGAGCGGCGCGCGCGCGACCTGGCCGCGCGGTACCCGCTCGTGCGCACGCCCAGCCACGAGCGcgacacagacacacacaccatcaagaagaaaaagaaacgaAG CTCGTCGCCAGATGCCAAGAAACTGAAGAAAAAGAAATCCAAGAAgaataagaaagaaaa ACAAGAGTcgagcaagaagaagaagaagcgttCCAAGTCTCCAAACACGGACAGTTCGAGCAGCTCTGACGCACAGGACAGTGACTCCAGCTCCGAAGATGAAAGacacaagaaaaaaaagaag AAAAAATCAAGCAGTAGGCGTCGAGCCAGCAGCGAGCCTTCCAGCCGGGAGAG tTCGCCTGTCAAACGTGATAAAGAAAGACAACGAGACCGTACTAGTGAAACAAGAAATAATGACATTGAATACAGAAAGAAGGACCGTGATGACAAGGCAAAAAAATACGATAGACGTGAAGAATCAGTCCGCAACTCGCGACAAAGTGATTCCAACTCGAGGAGGCGAGACGAGCGCAGCACGTCTAGAGATCGGGACACCTCGCCCGAATACAGGCGTAAATCACAGATCACCAAGATAGACAATAAAAGAGGTACTTCCAAAGATGATTTCGAAAGACCCAAAACGAAACGTTCAAGGCGTAATCAGCACTCCTCGGGTGAATCTGAAGAAGAATCTCCACCGAAAAAGACTAGCAAACGAGACAATAAGCATCACCAAAATAGTATATCTCCTCCACCAGAAAAGAAACGGCGCAAGAGTCCTTCGCCGGACTccagaagaagagaagaatattaCAGAAAAGAAATGGACCGAGAAAGCAGCCGGAATCACAGGGATTCCTCTCGAGAAAATCGAAGGGTTCCACGAAGAAGTGACTCTCCAGTACacagaaagaaaaaacaagatgaaTCATACGACAGGAAGGAAAAGGATgacaaatatgaaatgaaaattaagaataattatggACGCTATGAAGAAGAACTGCCTAGACGTAGGAACTCggaaaatgatgatgatcatagACGTAAGAAGAACAGAAGTCCTTCCAGAAATCGACGCGATACCTCACCTGAGACCCGTGAGAGGTCCCCGGttaaaaaaagttacaaaaataGGGAATCACGCAAAGACTTTGATAGAAGTCATAAAAACTCACGGTCTGAAAGAAAATCATCGTCATCTGATTCTGAACTTGAACCACCCCCAAAAAAGGCATCAGAAAAagaatctaaaaataaaaataggtactaCAAAGATAGCAGTTCATCTCCGTCTAAAAGAGAGCGACGAAGAAGTCCATCGCCAGAATATAGAAGAAAAGATTCATCTCCTAGAAACAAAGTGGATAAGTACAAGTATAGTGCAAAGTCGCATGAAAAGAAAGGTGAAAATAATCGATCACGGAAAAAGTCACCGACACCTGAAGTAAGACATAGACGGAGAAATTCTACCAGTAAGTCAAGGTCGCCAAGTCCTGAACGTAAGAGttcaaaacaagaaaaacgtaagaaCGACCTGCAGAGAACCAAGAAATctgaaaaacgttccgtttcTCCCAAAGACAAACATGTAAGTGAGCGAGGTCGCAAGGAGTCTCGCCGAGAGCGCTCCAAGTCGCACTCAAACCGCAAAAGCAGAAGTTCGTCCAGTCTTAGTTATTCACCGGCTCGTCGGAGTCCAGAACGCTACCGCGACATTATAGAGAAGTTGCCAGAAAAAGACAAACGCAAATATATCACATCGCCGTCGGATTTACAAcccaagaaaaaaaagaaggaaaTCGAAAACTACAAACCGAAAGCAGTTTGCATGAGGAGTTCGTCTAGCGAGAACGACGAAACCGAGGACgactttttaaaattagatgAGATCGCACATCAGGATGAACTGATGGAcattaaagaattaaaaaagttaaaagaaaAGTTGGCTCAGGTGGCTAAAGCATCCATGGAGCGAAAGAGAACGGAAGAAGTCAACGGTCCGTCGACCTCTCAGACTAATCGGGAAGATTCGAAACCGAAAGAAAATgataaacctaaaaaaaccccgGTCGaaactgaaaaagaaaaggCAACAACTCCCCAAGGAAACGAACGAAAAAAGAGTCCCGTTAAAGTAGAAAGCCcgagaaaagaaaaaagtccAGTTCGTGTAGACAGCTCTCCGGAGGTGAAGAAGCGCGGCCGCAGCGGGTCGCGGCGCAGCTACTCGCGCTCGTCGTCGCGGCGCTCGCGCTCGCGGTCTCGATCGCGCTCGCGTGGCAAGTCCTCGCGCTCGCGGTCTCGGTCGCGGTCCCGGTCACGCTCCTCCCGTTCCAGGTCACGATCATATTCTTCATCCAG GCGCTCCCGCTCGAGTCGTTCCAGCTCGTATAGCAGCAGAAGTTCGTCCCGATCTTCACGCAGCTCTTCTCGTTCAACGCGTTCCTCACG AACAATGACGGGCGTGTACGACGATTACCGTAGATCGAGCGAGACGCGCGCACGCACGCGCTCCCGCTCGCCATCCATTCCGCGCCGTGCGGGCTCGCCCAGTTTCTTGGATAGGAGACGCATCACGAG CGCACCCATAATAGACCTAAATAGAGGGCCAAACAAATTCAAGTATAAACAAAGAAGATAA
- the LOC126367524 gene encoding serine/arginine repetitive matrix protein 2 isoform X3: protein MYNGIGLTTPRGSGTNGYVQRNWATVRKTKDSVNYRTEEEISKLDAASNKQPNQEILDHERKRKIEVKCAELEDSLEEQGLPKEEIAARVAAFRAKLADTGGGDKDVPRDEFGRVAVRETHAVAEAQQEKNARLRDAFGISPRFVEGTSLDAERRARDLAARYPLVRTPSHERDTDTHTIKKKKKRSSSPDAKKLKKKKSKKNKKEKQESSKKKKKRSKSPNTDSSSSSDAQDSDSSSEDERHKKKKKKKSSSRRRASSEPSSRESSPVKRDKERQRDRTSETRNNDIEYRKKDRDDKAKKYDRREESVRNSRQSDSNSRRRDERSTSRDRDTSPEYRRKSQITKIDNKRGTSKDDFERPKTKRSRRNQHSSGESEEESPPKKTSKRDNKHHQNSISPPPEKKRRKSPSPDSRRREEYYRKEMDRESSRNHRDSSRENRRVPRRSDSPVHRKKKQDESYDRKEKDDKYEMKIKNNYGRYEEELPRRRNSENDDDHRRKKNRSPSRNRRDTSPETRERSPVKKSYKNRESRKDFDRSHKNSRSERKSSSSDSELEPPPKKASEKESKNKNRYYKDSSSSPSKRERRRSPSPEYRRKDSSPRNKVDKYKYSAKSHEKKGENNRSRKKSPTPEVRHRRRNSTSKSRSPSPERKSSKQEKRKNDLQRTKKSEKRSVSPKDKHVSERGRKESRRERSKSHSNRKSRSSSSLSYSPARRSPERYRDIIEKLPEKDKRKYITSPSDLQPKKKKKEIENYKPKAVCMRSSSSENDETEDDFLKLDEIAHQDELMDIKELKKLKEKLAQVAKASMERKRTEEVNGPSTSQTNREDSKPKENDKPKKTPVETEKEKATTPQGNERKKSPVKVESPRKEKSPVRVDSSPEVKKRGRSGSRRSYSRSSSRRSRSRSRSRSRGKSSRSRSRSRSRSRSSRSRSRSYSSSRRSRSSRSSSYSSRSSSRSSRSSSRSTRSSRTMTGVYDDYRRSSETRARTRSRSPSIPRRAGSPSFLDRRRITRKRSR from the exons ATGTACAACGGTATCGGTCTTACGACGCCAAGGGGCTCCGGCACTAATGGCTACGTGCAGAGAAACTGGGCAACTGTACGAAAAACCAAAGATTCAGTAAATTATCGCACTGAAGAAGAGATATCGAAGTTAGATGCCGCATCAAATAAACAGCCGAATCAGGAGATTCTTGACcatgaaagaaaaagaaaaatcgaAGTGAAATGTGCTGAACTTGAAGACAGTTTAGAAGAGCAAGG GTTGCCGAAGGAGGAGATAGCGGCGCGGGTGGCTGCCTTCCGGGCGAAACTTGCGGATACCGGCGGCGGCGACAAGGACGTGCCCAGGGACGAGTTCGGCAGAGTAGC CGTCCGTGAAACGCACGCGGTGGCTGAGGCTCAGCAGGAGAAGAACGCGCGGTTGCGGGACGCGTTCGGCATCTCGCCGCGCTTCGTGGAGGGCACCAGTCTGGACGCCGAGCGGCGCGCGCGCGACCTGGCCGCGCGGTACCCGCTCGTGCGCACGCCCAGCCACGAGCGcgacacagacacacacaccatcaagaagaaaaagaaacgaAG CTCGTCGCCAGATGCCAAGAAACTGAAGAAAAAGAAATCCAAGAAgaataagaaagaaaa ACAAGAGTcgagcaagaagaagaagaagcgttCCAAGTCTCCAAACACGGACAGTTCGAGCAGCTCTGACGCACAGGACAGTGACTCCAGCTCCGAAGATGAAAGacacaagaaaaaaaagaag AAAAAATCAAGCAGTAGGCGTCGAGCCAGCAGCGAGCCTTCCAGCCGGGAGAG tTCGCCTGTCAAACGTGATAAAGAAAGACAACGAGACCGTACTAGTGAAACAAGAAATAATGACATTGAATACAGAAAGAAGGACCGTGATGACAAGGCAAAAAAATACGATAGACGTGAAGAATCAGTCCGCAACTCGCGACAAAGTGATTCCAACTCGAGGAGGCGAGACGAGCGCAGCACGTCTAGAGATCGGGACACCTCGCCCGAATACAGGCGTAAATCACAGATCACCAAGATAGACAATAAAAGAGGTACTTCCAAAGATGATTTCGAAAGACCCAAAACGAAACGTTCAAGGCGTAATCAGCACTCCTCGGGTGAATCTGAAGAAGAATCTCCACCGAAAAAGACTAGCAAACGAGACAATAAGCATCACCAAAATAGTATATCTCCTCCACCAGAAAAGAAACGGCGCAAGAGTCCTTCGCCGGACTccagaagaagagaagaatattaCAGAAAAGAAATGGACCGAGAAAGCAGCCGGAATCACAGGGATTCCTCTCGAGAAAATCGAAGGGTTCCACGAAGAAGTGACTCTCCAGTACacagaaagaaaaaacaagatgaaTCATACGACAGGAAGGAAAAGGATgacaaatatgaaatgaaaattaagaataattatggACGCTATGAAGAAGAACTGCCTAGACGTAGGAACTCggaaaatgatgatgatcatagACGTAAGAAGAACAGAAGTCCTTCCAGAAATCGACGCGATACCTCACCTGAGACCCGTGAGAGGTCCCCGGttaaaaaaagttacaaaaataGGGAATCACGCAAAGACTTTGATAGAAGTCATAAAAACTCACGGTCTGAAAGAAAATCATCGTCATCTGATTCTGAACTTGAACCACCCCCAAAAAAGGCATCAGAAAAagaatctaaaaataaaaataggtactaCAAAGATAGCAGTTCATCTCCGTCTAAAAGAGAGCGACGAAGAAGTCCATCGCCAGAATATAGAAGAAAAGATTCATCTCCTAGAAACAAAGTGGATAAGTACAAGTATAGTGCAAAGTCGCATGAAAAGAAAGGTGAAAATAATCGATCACGGAAAAAGTCACCGACACCTGAAGTAAGACATAGACGGAGAAATTCTACCAGTAAGTCAAGGTCGCCAAGTCCTGAACGTAAGAGttcaaaacaagaaaaacgtaagaaCGACCTGCAGAGAACCAAGAAATctgaaaaacgttccgtttcTCCCAAAGACAAACATGTAAGTGAGCGAGGTCGCAAGGAGTCTCGCCGAGAGCGCTCCAAGTCGCACTCAAACCGCAAAAGCAGAAGTTCGTCCAGTCTTAGTTATTCACCGGCTCGTCGGAGTCCAGAACGCTACCGCGACATTATAGAGAAGTTGCCAGAAAAAGACAAACGCAAATATATCACATCGCCGTCGGATTTACAAcccaagaaaaaaaagaaggaaaTCGAAAACTACAAACCGAAAGCAGTTTGCATGAGGAGTTCGTCTAGCGAGAACGACGAAACCGAGGACgactttttaaaattagatgAGATCGCACATCAGGATGAACTGATGGAcattaaagaattaaaaaagttaaaagaaaAGTTGGCTCAGGTGGCTAAAGCATCCATGGAGCGAAAGAGAACGGAAGAAGTCAACGGTCCGTCGACCTCTCAGACTAATCGGGAAGATTCGAAACCGAAAGAAAATgataaacctaaaaaaaccccgGTCGaaactgaaaaagaaaaggCAACAACTCCCCAAGGAAACGAACGAAAAAAGAGTCCCGTTAAAGTAGAAAGCCcgagaaaagaaaaaagtccAGTTCGTGTAGACAGCTCTCCGGAGGTGAAGAAGCGCGGCCGCAGCGGGTCGCGGCGCAGCTACTCGCGCTCGTCGTCGCGGCGCTCGCGCTCGCGGTCTCGATCGCGCTCGCGTGGCAAGTCCTCGCGCTCGCGGTCTCGGTCGCGGTCCCGGTCACGCTCCTCCCGTTCCAGGTCACGATCATATTCTTCATCCAG GCGCTCCCGCTCGAGTCGTTCCAGCTCGTATAGCAGCAGAAGTTCGTCCCGATCTTCACGCAGCTCTTCTCGTTCAACGCGTTCCTCACG AACAATGACGGGCGTGTACGACGATTACCGTAGATCGAGCGAGACGCGCGCACGCACGCGCTCCCGCTCGCCATCCATTCCGCGCCGTGCGGGCTCGCCCAGTTTCTTGGATAGGAGACGCATCACGAG aaaAAGATCACGCTAA
- the LOC126367524 gene encoding serine/arginine repetitive matrix protein 2 isoform X5 → MYNGIGLTTPRGSGTNGYVQRNWATVRKTKDSVNYRTEEEISKLDAASNKQPNQEILDHERKRKIEVKCAELEDSLEEQGLPKEEIAARVAAFRAKLADTGGGDKDVPRDEFGRVAVRETHAVAEAQQEKNARLRDAFGISPRFVEGTSLDAERRARDLAARYPLVRTPSHERDTDTHTIKKKKKRSSSPDAKKLKKKKSKKNKKEKQESSKKKKKRSKSPNTDSSSSSDAQDSDSSSEDERHKKKKKKKSSSRRRASSEPSSRESSPVKRDKERQRDRTSETRNNDIEYRKKDRDDKAKKYDRREESVRNSRQSDSNSRRRDERSTSRDRDTSPEYRRKSQITKIDNKRGTSKDDFERPKTKRSRRNQHSSGESEEESPPKKTSKRDNKHHQNSISPPPEKKRRKSPSPDSRRREEYYRKEMDRESSRNHRDSSRENRRVPRRSDSPVHRKKKQDESYDRKEKDDKYEMKIKNNYGRYEEELPRRRNSENDDDHRRKKNRSPSRNRRDTSPETRERSPVKKSYKNRESRKDFDRSHKNSRSERKSSSSDSELEPPPKKASEKESKNKNRYYKDSSSSPSKRERRRSPSPEYRRKDSSPRNKVDKYKYSAKSHEKKGENNRSRKKSPTPEVRHRRRNSTSKSRSPSPERKSSKQEKRKNDLQRTKKSEKRSVSPKDKHVSERGRKESRRERSKSHSNRKSRSSSSLSYSPARRSPERYRDIIEKLPEKDKRKYITSPSDLQPKKKKKEIENYKPKAVCMRSSSSENDETEDDFLKLDEIAHQDELMDIKELKKLKEKLAQVAKASMERKRTEEVNGPSTSQTNREDSKPKENDKPKKTPVETEKEKATTPQGNERKKSPVKVESPRKEKSPVRVDSSPEVKKRGRSGSRRSYSRSSSRRSRSRSRSRSRGKSSRSRSRSRSRSRSSRSRSRSYSSSRRSRSSRSSSYSSRSSSRSSRSSSRSTRSSRKRSR, encoded by the exons ATGTACAACGGTATCGGTCTTACGACGCCAAGGGGCTCCGGCACTAATGGCTACGTGCAGAGAAACTGGGCAACTGTACGAAAAACCAAAGATTCAGTAAATTATCGCACTGAAGAAGAGATATCGAAGTTAGATGCCGCATCAAATAAACAGCCGAATCAGGAGATTCTTGACcatgaaagaaaaagaaaaatcgaAGTGAAATGTGCTGAACTTGAAGACAGTTTAGAAGAGCAAGG GTTGCCGAAGGAGGAGATAGCGGCGCGGGTGGCTGCCTTCCGGGCGAAACTTGCGGATACCGGCGGCGGCGACAAGGACGTGCCCAGGGACGAGTTCGGCAGAGTAGC CGTCCGTGAAACGCACGCGGTGGCTGAGGCTCAGCAGGAGAAGAACGCGCGGTTGCGGGACGCGTTCGGCATCTCGCCGCGCTTCGTGGAGGGCACCAGTCTGGACGCCGAGCGGCGCGCGCGCGACCTGGCCGCGCGGTACCCGCTCGTGCGCACGCCCAGCCACGAGCGcgacacagacacacacaccatcaagaagaaaaagaaacgaAG CTCGTCGCCAGATGCCAAGAAACTGAAGAAAAAGAAATCCAAGAAgaataagaaagaaaa ACAAGAGTcgagcaagaagaagaagaagcgttCCAAGTCTCCAAACACGGACAGTTCGAGCAGCTCTGACGCACAGGACAGTGACTCCAGCTCCGAAGATGAAAGacacaagaaaaaaaagaag AAAAAATCAAGCAGTAGGCGTCGAGCCAGCAGCGAGCCTTCCAGCCGGGAGAG tTCGCCTGTCAAACGTGATAAAGAAAGACAACGAGACCGTACTAGTGAAACAAGAAATAATGACATTGAATACAGAAAGAAGGACCGTGATGACAAGGCAAAAAAATACGATAGACGTGAAGAATCAGTCCGCAACTCGCGACAAAGTGATTCCAACTCGAGGAGGCGAGACGAGCGCAGCACGTCTAGAGATCGGGACACCTCGCCCGAATACAGGCGTAAATCACAGATCACCAAGATAGACAATAAAAGAGGTACTTCCAAAGATGATTTCGAAAGACCCAAAACGAAACGTTCAAGGCGTAATCAGCACTCCTCGGGTGAATCTGAAGAAGAATCTCCACCGAAAAAGACTAGCAAACGAGACAATAAGCATCACCAAAATAGTATATCTCCTCCACCAGAAAAGAAACGGCGCAAGAGTCCTTCGCCGGACTccagaagaagagaagaatattaCAGAAAAGAAATGGACCGAGAAAGCAGCCGGAATCACAGGGATTCCTCTCGAGAAAATCGAAGGGTTCCACGAAGAAGTGACTCTCCAGTACacagaaagaaaaaacaagatgaaTCATACGACAGGAAGGAAAAGGATgacaaatatgaaatgaaaattaagaataattatggACGCTATGAAGAAGAACTGCCTAGACGTAGGAACTCggaaaatgatgatgatcatagACGTAAGAAGAACAGAAGTCCTTCCAGAAATCGACGCGATACCTCACCTGAGACCCGTGAGAGGTCCCCGGttaaaaaaagttacaaaaataGGGAATCACGCAAAGACTTTGATAGAAGTCATAAAAACTCACGGTCTGAAAGAAAATCATCGTCATCTGATTCTGAACTTGAACCACCCCCAAAAAAGGCATCAGAAAAagaatctaaaaataaaaataggtactaCAAAGATAGCAGTTCATCTCCGTCTAAAAGAGAGCGACGAAGAAGTCCATCGCCAGAATATAGAAGAAAAGATTCATCTCCTAGAAACAAAGTGGATAAGTACAAGTATAGTGCAAAGTCGCATGAAAAGAAAGGTGAAAATAATCGATCACGGAAAAAGTCACCGACACCTGAAGTAAGACATAGACGGAGAAATTCTACCAGTAAGTCAAGGTCGCCAAGTCCTGAACGTAAGAGttcaaaacaagaaaaacgtaagaaCGACCTGCAGAGAACCAAGAAATctgaaaaacgttccgtttcTCCCAAAGACAAACATGTAAGTGAGCGAGGTCGCAAGGAGTCTCGCCGAGAGCGCTCCAAGTCGCACTCAAACCGCAAAAGCAGAAGTTCGTCCAGTCTTAGTTATTCACCGGCTCGTCGGAGTCCAGAACGCTACCGCGACATTATAGAGAAGTTGCCAGAAAAAGACAAACGCAAATATATCACATCGCCGTCGGATTTACAAcccaagaaaaaaaagaaggaaaTCGAAAACTACAAACCGAAAGCAGTTTGCATGAGGAGTTCGTCTAGCGAGAACGACGAAACCGAGGACgactttttaaaattagatgAGATCGCACATCAGGATGAACTGATGGAcattaaagaattaaaaaagttaaaagaaaAGTTGGCTCAGGTGGCTAAAGCATCCATGGAGCGAAAGAGAACGGAAGAAGTCAACGGTCCGTCGACCTCTCAGACTAATCGGGAAGATTCGAAACCGAAAGAAAATgataaacctaaaaaaaccccgGTCGaaactgaaaaagaaaaggCAACAACTCCCCAAGGAAACGAACGAAAAAAGAGTCCCGTTAAAGTAGAAAGCCcgagaaaagaaaaaagtccAGTTCGTGTAGACAGCTCTCCGGAGGTGAAGAAGCGCGGCCGCAGCGGGTCGCGGCGCAGCTACTCGCGCTCGTCGTCGCGGCGCTCGCGCTCGCGGTCTCGATCGCGCTCGCGTGGCAAGTCCTCGCGCTCGCGGTCTCGGTCGCGGTCCCGGTCACGCTCCTCCCGTTCCAGGTCACGATCATATTCTTCATCCAG GCGCTCCCGCTCGAGTCGTTCCAGCTCGTATAGCAGCAGAAGTTCGTCCCGATCTTCACGCAGCTCTTCTCGTTCAACGCGTTCCTCACG aaaAAGATCACGCTAA